One region of Palaemon carinicauda isolate YSFRI2023 chromosome 40, ASM3689809v2, whole genome shotgun sequence genomic DNA includes:
- the LOC137631794 gene encoding MDS1 and EVI1 complex locus protein EVI1-A-like, which yields MLVPRAAPVCAMPAASPSRPGPHIPRPFTPAPGYVQYQMAAAHVSQIPTGYHIRHPGPGPRYLGVPPKNHLAAALTQPSPPAFPKSRSPRPSLVHYEASGPPVRSMPSSFRPVGVHGSLSSPKQASVCPEARSSYPAPDLPDSHPMPWSSDAPLPASDMPFDLSTHNREPCMSPASRPLDLSESDQPLDLRVKKRQPEEDENMNIVVRRTPPPVSRRVSSPKYVSPLHDYRPPRTQEIPSSSVENEHPAKSVSVQMVHVTSPMTTRNPPSIVYPQPLHQGVHQPVPVYSSDCRPLPPASSVRAPFPVMGVSHSAYHLGPPVTSPQMVAGYRGPPPGPQGHPALYQVGDRMPKGLPPPPSDASALPGMCTIKPRERYACKFCGKVFPRSANLTRHLRTHTGEQPYKCKFCERSFSISSNLQRHVRNIHNKEKPYKCRLCDRAFGQQTNLDRHMKKHDSDGPTILDGSPKRYSSRPKDEDLQMQSPDKELSDKSREDMQAIDDDDDEDEYIDVEEDDEEEEEEEIGEKESEKISCAVTIKSSPSICPMDIDASENNMSQPVAVIST from the coding sequence ATGTTGGTGCCGAGGGCTGCCCCAGTCTGCGCCATGCCTGCTGCCTCGCCCTCACGCCCAGGCCCCCACATCCCAAGACCTTTCACGCCTGCTCCTGGTTATGTCCAGTACCAAATGGCTGCAGCGCACGTCTCTCAGATACCCACTGGGTATCACATTCGACATCCTGGTCCGGGGCCAAGGTACCTTGGAGTACCGCCTAAAAACCACTTAGCAGCTGCGCTCACTCAGCCTTCCCCTCCAGCTTTCCCAAAATCTCGATCTCCGAGACCATCTCTGGTTCACTATGAAGCATCAGGACCTCCGGTGAGATCAATGCCGTCGAGTTTCAGACCTGTGGGagtccatggctctttgagttcaCCTAAACAAGCGTCGGTTTGCCCGGAAGCGAGAAGCTCTTATCCTGCTCCGGACCTACCTGACAGCCACCCTATGCCATGGTCTTCGGATGCCCCACTTCCTGCATCTGACATGCCCTTTGATCTCTCTACGCATAACCGTGAACCGTGCATGTCACCAGCTTCTAGACCTTTAGATCTCTCAGAGTCAGATCAACCCTTAGACCTTAGAGTGAAGAAACGTCAACCGGAGGAAGACGAAAATATGAATATTGTTGTTCGAAGAACTCCTCCTCCCGTCTCGAGGAGAGTATCATCTCCAAAATACGTTTCGCCTTTGCATGACTATCGACCTCCTCGAACGCAGGAAATTCCCTCTTCTTCCGTAGAAAACGAACACCCAGCGAAGAGCGTCAGTGTGCAAATGGTGCATGTTACTAGTCCAATGACCACTAGAAACCCTCCCTCTATTGTGTACCCTCAACCTCTCCACCAAGGGGTCCATCAACCTGTCCCTGTATACTCTAGTGATTGTCGACCACTACCTCCAGCTTCTTCAGTTAGAGCACCGTTTCCGGTTATGGGGGTTTCCCACTCAGCATATCATTTGGGACCTCCTGTAACTTCCCCACAGATGGTCGCGGGGTATAGAGGGCCACCTCCAGGACCACAGGGTCATCCAGCTTTATATCAGGTTGGTGATCGTATGCCAAAGGGTCTACCACCGCCACCGTCGGATGCCTCTGCCCTGCCAGGAATGTGCAcaataaaaccgagagagagaTACGCTTGCAAGTTCTGTGGGAAAGTTTTCCCCAGATCAGCGAACCTTACTCGACATCTAAGGACCCATACGGGTGAACAGCCATACAAGTGTAAGTTCTGTGAGAGATCCTTTAGTATATCGTCGAATCTGCAGCGACATGTCCGTAATATCCATAATAAAGAGAAGCCTTATAAATGCCGTCTTTGCGACCGAGCGTTTGGTCAACAGACCAACCTCGATCGTCACATGAAGAAGCATGATTCTGATGGTCCAACCATCTTAGATGGCAGCCCTAAACGGTACTCCTCGCGCCCAAAGGACGAGGATTTGCAGATGCAGTCTCCTGATAAAGAGTTATCTGATAAGAGTAGAGAAGACATGCAAGCaatagacgatgatgatgatgaagatgagtaCATTGACGTTGAAGAAGacgatgaggaagaggaagaagaagaaattggtGAAAAGGAGAGTGAGAAAATATCGTGTGCTGTAACTATCAAATCGTCGCCGAGTATATGTCCAATGGATatcgatgcgtctgaaaacaataTGTCTCAGCCTGTCGCTGTTATATCTACGTGA